The Sediminispirochaeta smaragdinae DSM 11293 genome has a segment encoding these proteins:
- the rho gene encoding transcription termination factor Rho, whose protein sequence is MDEMNVNEPNEEKKPEEKNQMTTVVAKRKPRRKKVRVELIKESTDVDKDDNQQNTGDESLIPPDKVGVSKNGEDDDPVIAARPSGRRGRGRKPGDNGEREEKPRLSINDLSQMTVPDLRDFAANLGISRDNLITMKKQEIIFAVLKNHTQSGGAISAYGSLEILPDGYGFLRSPQNSYLPGPDDIYISPSQIRLFNLKTGDTVSGQIRPPKEGERFFAMLRVEEVNYDDPSVAQTRVSFDSLTPLYPDTRINMETVSGDFSTRMINLFCPIGKGQRGLIVSPPRTGKTILLQKIANAITENHPEISVIVLLIDERPEEVTDMRRNVKGEVIASTFDEQATRHVQVAEMVIEKAKRLVEHKRDVVILLDSITRLARAYNQTVPTSGKILSGGVDSNALHKPKRFFGAARNIEHGGSLTIVATALIETGSRMDEVIFEEFKGTGNMEINLDRRMSDRRLFPAINIKKSGTRKEELLLTDEELNKMWVLRKVINPMDDIETTELMIDRMRKTKNNEAFLKSMNTTSGEM, encoded by the coding sequence ATGGACGAAATGAATGTGAATGAACCAAACGAAGAAAAAAAGCCGGAAGAAAAAAATCAAATGACGACAGTCGTTGCAAAGAGAAAGCCGAGAAGAAAAAAAGTACGGGTGGAATTGATCAAAGAATCGACAGATGTCGATAAAGATGATAACCAACAAAACACAGGCGATGAAAGTTTGATCCCTCCTGATAAAGTCGGTGTCAGCAAAAATGGAGAAGATGATGATCCTGTTATAGCAGCTCGTCCCTCCGGTCGAAGAGGTAGGGGGAGAAAGCCTGGCGATAATGGAGAGAGGGAAGAGAAACCCCGTCTTTCTATTAATGATCTTTCGCAGATGACCGTTCCCGACCTTCGTGATTTTGCCGCAAATCTTGGTATCAGTAGAGACAACCTGATCACCATGAAAAAACAGGAGATCATTTTTGCTGTTTTGAAAAATCATACCCAAAGTGGCGGTGCCATTTCTGCTTATGGTTCTCTTGAGATTCTTCCCGACGGTTATGGCTTTCTGCGTTCCCCCCAAAATAGTTATCTGCCCGGTCCTGATGACATTTATATTTCTCCAAGCCAAATCAGGCTTTTTAATTTGAAAACAGGGGACACCGTATCCGGGCAGATCCGTCCTCCGAAAGAGGGTGAGCGTTTTTTTGCCATGCTACGGGTAGAGGAAGTCAACTATGATGATCCAAGTGTCGCCCAGACAAGGGTTTCCTTCGATAGCCTGACCCCCCTCTATCCGGATACAAGGATCAACATGGAGACTGTTTCGGGGGATTTTTCCACCAGGATGATTAATCTTTTCTGTCCTATTGGAAAAGGGCAGAGAGGCTTGATCGTATCTCCTCCCCGAACGGGAAAGACTATTTTGCTTCAAAAGATTGCCAATGCCATTACGGAGAATCATCCCGAAATATCGGTTATTGTTCTTTTAATTGATGAACGTCCCGAAGAAGTGACCGATATGCGGCGTAACGTCAAGGGAGAGGTCATTGCTTCCACCTTCGATGAACAGGCAACACGCCATGTTCAGGTTGCCGAGATGGTTATTGAAAAGGCAAAACGACTTGTTGAGCATAAGAGAGATGTTGTTATTCTTCTTGATTCCATTACCCGTCTGGCCCGTGCCTATAACCAGACGGTTCCGACGAGCGGAAAAATTCTCTCCGGTGGAGTGGATTCCAACGCACTTCACAAACCGAAGCGGTTCTTCGGTGCGGCGCGCAATATCGAACATGGTGGAAGTCTTACCATCGTTGCGACTGCATTGATCGAAACCGGCTCAAGAATGGATGAGGTTATCTTTGAAGAGTTTAAGGGCACCGGCAACATGGAAATCAACCTTGACCGACGAATGTCCGATCGTCGACTTTTTCCTGCCATCAACATCAAGAAATCGGGAACAAGGAAAGAGGAGCTGCTCTTAACCGATGAGGAACTCAACAAAATGTGGGTTCTGCGCAAGGTTATCAACCCCATGGATGATATAGAGACTACCGAGTTGATGATTGACAGAATGCGGAAAACGAAGAATAATGAGGCCTTCCTGAAGTCTATGAATACCACTTCAGGAGAGATGTAG
- a CDS encoding cysteine desulfurase family protein gives MNSRFVYFDNNATTPLDPDVRERFIQALDLYGNPSSMHMFGRQAHEGVEWARGEVARLLGALPEEILFTGGGSESNNTVLKSVLHPDFPRRKGKVITTAVEHPCILETAAFLKRFGVPVVILPVDSEGKIDMNRYVDELDDSVALVSVMLANNEIGTIQDIADIAKLAKQHGAYVHTDAVQGVGKIPVDVEELQVDYLTASAHKLYAPKGVGALYRRKGAPLFPLIHGGHQEKGLRAGTINGPSIIAFGCAAEKAGSLLDKEYARLLRLRTKMRDGILASVPDVMINGHSEDVLPGTLDVSFFAAEGESILLYLDIEGIAVSTGSACATGSLEPSHVLMATGMDAELAHGSIRFSLGRFNTEEDVDYLLEKLPPIIERIRKMSTVSRKEVHQ, from the coding sequence ATGAACAGTAGGTTTGTCTATTTTGATAATAATGCAACCACACCTCTGGATCCCGATGTCCGGGAGCGTTTTATCCAGGCGCTTGATCTTTACGGGAATCCTTCCAGCATGCATATGTTCGGACGACAGGCTCATGAGGGGGTGGAATGGGCTCGGGGTGAGGTCGCCCGGCTCTTGGGTGCCTTACCCGAAGAAATTTTATTCACCGGCGGTGGCTCGGAATCAAATAATACGGTGCTCAAAAGCGTACTCCATCCCGATTTTCCCCGCAGGAAAGGAAAGGTGATCACCACCGCCGTTGAGCATCCCTGTATTCTTGAAACCGCAGCCTTTTTGAAACGGTTCGGCGTTCCTGTTGTTATTTTGCCGGTTGATAGTGAGGGTAAGATCGACATGAATCGTTATGTCGATGAACTTGACGATAGTGTGGCCCTGGTTTCCGTGATGTTGGCAAATAACGAAATCGGAACCATTCAGGATATTGCCGATATCGCCAAACTGGCGAAGCAGCATGGTGCGTATGTTCATACCGATGCGGTACAAGGTGTGGGAAAAATCCCCGTGGATGTTGAAGAGCTGCAGGTCGATTATTTGACCGCTTCAGCTCATAAGCTTTATGCCCCAAAGGGGGTAGGGGCTCTCTACCGACGAAAGGGGGCTCCTCTTTTTCCCCTGATCCATGGCGGCCACCAGGAAAAGGGGCTTCGAGCCGGTACAATTAATGGGCCGTCGATTATAGCCTTCGGCTGTGCCGCCGAGAAGGCCGGTTCACTCCTTGATAAAGAGTACGCCAGGCTTTTGCGTCTGCGAACCAAAATGCGGGATGGCATCCTTGCCTCGGTTCCCGATGTCATGATCAACGGCCATTCGGAGGATGTCCTGCCCGGCACCCTCGACGTATCATTTTTCGCGGCGGAAGGGGAATCGATTCTGCTCTATCTCGATATCGAAGGTATTGCGGTTTCTACCGGTTCCGCCTGTGCCACCGGTTCTCTCGAACCGAGCCACGTATTGATGGCCACGGGAATGGATGCCGAATTGGCCCATGGGTCGATCAGGTTCAGTCTCGGTCGTTTCAATACCGAGGAAGATGTCGATTATCTTTTGGAAAAGCTTCCGCCTATTATCGAGAGGATTCGAAAGATGTCTACGGTCTCCAGAAAGGAGGTTCATCAGTGA
- a CDS encoding CxxCxxCC domain-containing protein translates to MRTPFSRRWDSLCKQCGSCCYEKAYVKGILYVYHDRPCVYLNEKNGRCKVYHERFRRMEGCNKMTIFHAMFSGWLPASCGYVEWAMRHHIRFSRAKLD, encoded by the coding sequence ATGAGAACTCCTTTTAGCCGCCGATGGGACTCTCTTTGCAAGCAGTGCGGTTCCTGCTGTTATGAAAAGGCCTATGTAAAGGGAATCCTCTATGTATATCACGATCGTCCTTGTGTCTACCTAAACGAAAAGAACGGTCGCTGTAAAGTGTACCATGAACGCTTCCGCCGGATGGAAGGGTGTAACAAGATGACAATCTTCCATGCGATGTTTTCCGGATGGTTGCCGGCTTCTTGTGGTTATGTCGAATGGGCCATGCGCCATCATATTCGTTTCTCACGGGCGAAGCTTGACTAA
- a CDS encoding tetratricopeptide repeat protein, with protein MNNLLETGLAFYRAKRYEKALDYFTSLDVDPAEYPDLAYYLGLCYTKLEKYDEALLYLEQVVTNHDDFLHIYQCRMVLGYIYNVTGRYRLAEFEMRELLDAGFESPQVYSTLGFALFSQGKTDISLDYYRKALDLEPGNSNALNSVGYTMVELDQELPEATDNIRKALEARPEHAAYLDSLGWALFKMGRIREARRILGRAYDLSKGNRVIASHLRKVIDEEGEEES; from the coding sequence ATGAACAATTTACTTGAAACGGGTCTTGCCTTCTACCGCGCGAAGCGGTATGAGAAGGCCCTCGACTACTTTACTTCTCTCGATGTAGATCCTGCAGAATATCCCGACCTTGCCTATTATCTGGGGCTGTGTTATACGAAACTTGAAAAATATGATGAGGCTCTGCTCTATCTTGAACAGGTAGTTACCAACCACGATGATTTCCTCCATATTTATCAATGCCGTATGGTCCTCGGCTATATCTATAATGTCACGGGGCGTTATCGTCTTGCAGAGTTTGAGATGCGAGAGCTTTTGGATGCCGGCTTTGAATCCCCTCAGGTCTATTCGACCCTTGGTTTTGCCCTTTTCAGCCAGGGAAAAACGGATATCAGCCTTGATTATTATCGTAAGGCCCTTGATCTGGAGCCGGGAAACAGCAATGCACTCAATTCTGTTGGTTATACCATGGTTGAACTTGATCAGGAGTTGCCGGAAGCGACCGACAACATCAGAAAGGCCCTTGAAGCTCGGCCCGAGCATGCTGCATACCTTGATTCCCTGGGATGGGCACTTTTTAAGATGGGGCGAATTAGGGAAGCAAGGCGTATTCTCGGCCGGGCTTACGATCTTTCCAAGGGCAACAGGGTCATTGCCTCTCATCTGAGGAAAGTAATAGACGAAGAGGGGGAAGAGGAATCATGA
- the rpmE gene encoding 50S ribosomal protein L31 encodes MKEGIHPKYEMTKITCACGNVIETRSTVKDMEVEICSACHPFFTGKQKLVDTAGRVERFKKKYGIKD; translated from the coding sequence ATGAAAGAGGGAATTCATCCCAAATACGAGATGACCAAGATCACATGCGCCTGTGGCAATGTGATTGAAACCCGTTCAACGGTGAAGGACATGGAGGTTGAAATTTGTTCGGCCTGTCACCCTTTCTTTACCGGTAAGCAGAAGCTGGTTGATACAGCAGGTCGTGTCGAACGGTTTAAGAAGAAATACGGAATCAAAGACTGA
- the galK gene encoding galactokinase gives MKDLIARHVAEYGSEPEVMASAPGVLNLMGEHTDFAEGYVLQAALPHTVEVAISRRKDNSLRFYAADVHERKRTTVANLKYKREDRWANYLKGVLYELLQLGYQFRGLNISFGGTVPQGIGLGSSAAVGLATACAMRELFGYNIEDIKLVQVVYLSESAFIGLPEQITDQFVSCFAKQESAVFLNLHTLEYNHLPLRIGNARFVVTNSNVNQNYAKEEVSERYRQCEEGIEKLQGHDSGKMILDFSEQELKQGTDLLSEAERRLCLHVVGENRRVIESRSALLQQDLVSFGKIMNRSQESLRDNFEVSCPEIDWLVKRAGELEGCYGSRLVGPGFGGCTVTLLEEAVIEEYQRRLEDYERIFGFHPDIFVCEPSSGAKIIFSKRG, from the coding sequence ATGAAAGATTTAATCGCTCGCCATGTGGCGGAGTATGGAAGTGAGCCGGAAGTGATGGCTTCCGCGCCCGGTGTGTTGAACCTGATGGGAGAGCATACCGACTTTGCCGAAGGGTATGTTCTTCAGGCGGCTTTACCCCATACCGTCGAAGTGGCGATATCCAGGCGAAAAGACAATTCGCTCCGCTTTTATGCCGCAGATGTTCACGAGCGTAAAAGAACTACCGTTGCCAATCTCAAGTACAAGAGGGAAGATCGTTGGGCTAATTACCTCAAAGGGGTGCTGTATGAATTGCTCCAGCTTGGTTATCAGTTTCGTGGACTGAATATCAGTTTTGGAGGTACCGTTCCTCAGGGAATCGGCCTTGGATCCTCTGCAGCCGTCGGTTTGGCAACGGCATGTGCCATGCGGGAGCTCTTCGGTTATAACATCGAGGATATCAAGCTTGTGCAGGTGGTCTACCTTTCCGAAAGTGCCTTCATTGGTCTTCCTGAGCAGATTACCGACCAATTTGTCTCCTGCTTCGCAAAGCAGGAAAGTGCCGTTTTTCTTAATCTCCATACCTTAGAGTACAATCATCTTCCCTTGCGTATAGGGAATGCCCGTTTTGTGGTTACCAACAGTAACGTCAACCAAAACTATGCAAAGGAGGAGGTTTCCGAACGCTACAGGCAGTGTGAGGAGGGGATAGAGAAGCTACAGGGGCATGATAGTGGTAAGATGATTCTCGATTTCTCGGAGCAGGAACTTAAGCAGGGAACGGATCTTCTTTCCGAAGCGGAGCGGCGTCTCTGTCTCCATGTCGTCGGAGAGAATCGGCGGGTTATAGAGTCTCGATCGGCCCTCCTGCAGCAGGATCTTGTCTCATTCGGTAAGATTATGAACCGTTCCCAGGAAAGCCTGCGGGACAACTTCGAGGTCTCTTGCCCCGAAATTGATTGGCTCGTCAAGCGGGCAGGGGAGTTGGAAGGTTGCTATGGTTCCCGCCTCGTCGGACCCGGCTTCGGTGGGTGCACCGTTACGCTATTGGAAGAGGCTGTTATCGAGGAGTATCAGCGGCGTCTTGAGGATTACGAGCGTATTTTCGGCTTTCATCCCGATATCTTTGTCTGTGAACCCTCTTCCGGGGCAAAGATTATCTTTTCAAAACGGGGATGA
- the surE gene encoding 5'/3'-nucleotidase SurE has product MRILLSNDDGIASSGLETLRRALSREHEVWVAAPEIERSGMSHSITLRDPVRFREVGERVYACSGTPADCVLYSLLGALPEKFDIVVSGINRGPNLGTDIIFSGTAAAARQGALSGVPAVAVSVAPMRPPFPFEAAAEFVRVNLDLFLRLWARDHFININVPNPSREQPYKVLFTHPSKRIYDDTIAAMKGPRGENFYFLAGDTVHAEDEPGSDWAAVNSGNISVSPVFLHPMNHQESELYRSARFEVPDHEQFT; this is encoded by the coding sequence ATGCGGATACTTCTGAGTAATGACGATGGTATAGCCAGTTCTGGATTGGAAACTTTGCGTAGGGCCCTCTCTCGTGAACATGAGGTGTGGGTTGCGGCTCCCGAGATCGAGCGCAGTGGTATGAGTCATTCCATTACCCTTCGAGATCCGGTTCGATTTCGAGAAGTCGGAGAACGGGTCTATGCGTGTAGCGGTACCCCGGCCGATTGCGTTCTCTACTCTCTTTTGGGGGCACTTCCCGAAAAATTCGATATTGTCGTCAGTGGTATCAATCGGGGGCCGAATTTGGGAACGGATATTATCTTCTCGGGGACCGCAGCGGCGGCACGGCAGGGAGCCCTCTCCGGAGTTCCTGCGGTTGCTGTTTCCGTTGCACCAATGCGTCCTCCTTTTCCCTTTGAGGCCGCCGCAGAATTCGTTCGGGTAAACCTTGATCTTTTTCTTCGACTCTGGGCGCGGGATCATTTTATCAACATAAATGTACCGAATCCGAGCCGGGAACAGCCCTATAAGGTTCTTTTTACCCATCCATCCAAACGAATCTACGATGATACCATTGCCGCCATGAAGGGGCCGCGAGGAGAGAACTTTTATTTTTTGGCCGGTGATACCGTTCATGCCGAAGATGAACCCGGTTCTGACTGGGCTGCTGTGAACAGCGGTAACATTTCGGTTTCTCCGGTTTTCTTGCATCCCATGAATCATCAGGAGAGTGAACTGTACCGGTCCGCCCGGTTTGAGGTACCGGATCATGAACAATTTACTTGA
- a CDS encoding NHL repeat-containing protein: MSRGRYLRCMMLPCLLFLFLTPFLFGQETEQEAPPEQKIDMDAVSADEAFMSGVRSYHNGEYASSILSFERSLSFKPDRGITRLWLGNSFYRSGLLASALEQWKTVMNSQAATASLKNLIDSIEYRRALGPALSPESRFVEVDRLEGSVDEYTLFLGPTSILPRADGGSYVVSFASNEVVSLSINGMIRTRIRGGLNGLNRPFDALVGPSGRLYISEYQGDRIVSCTPSGTDIRRFGGKGREDGKLLGPQYLAMDREGYLYVSEQGNRRISKFDTDGNFILSFGKRSGDFPGFREPTGVCVVDDTLFIADGRRNVLYRFDVSGNFLGTCGENLFSEPEGLTLAEDGKLLVADASGLHLFDTEREVSKTLIAAGEGDSFIKGAFDVNGNLMISDFSANAVCRYADFNQLYGSLLVDVERIIENRFPRIVLEVSVSRRDGKPVVGLEETNFLVTEGRVEASGMHYLGSVDDLDQAAVAIVAERSDAGRNFSSAFGEAVGSLANGAAGRFEFSFVSAGPLPVREVSSVYGADPLVEALLSGSGEAGRQWQCDSAIRLAASGLTAKNKKRAIIFLAGGPPPASAFDRHELAEVARYLEVNHIGFFCVYPFDGDVPDEYRYLAEKSGGRVIHLFRPEGIAPLVDIILQRRDGRYLVEYNSSLDDDFGRKFLPVEVQAYLHGRSGRGESGYFAPLR, translated from the coding sequence ATGAGCAGAGGTAGATATTTGAGATGTATGATGCTTCCTTGCCTCCTTTTTTTGTTCCTCACCCCATTTCTCTTCGGTCAGGAAACGGAACAGGAAGCGCCGCCAGAGCAAAAGATCGATATGGATGCCGTGAGTGCCGATGAGGCTTTTATGTCGGGTGTCAGGTCGTATCACAACGGCGAGTATGCAAGTTCCATCCTTTCCTTTGAGCGCAGCCTCTCTTTTAAGCCCGATCGTGGCATCACCCGACTCTGGCTGGGAAACAGTTTCTACCGTTCCGGTCTTCTCGCATCGGCTCTTGAGCAATGGAAGACAGTGATGAATAGTCAGGCGGCAACGGCGAGTCTTAAGAATTTAATCGACAGCATAGAGTATCGAAGAGCACTCGGTCCCGCCCTCTCTCCTGAGTCGAGATTTGTAGAAGTCGATCGCTTGGAAGGAAGTGTAGACGAATATACGCTCTTTCTCGGTCCAACTTCGATCCTTCCCAGGGCCGACGGCGGCAGCTATGTCGTCTCCTTCGCCTCCAACGAGGTCGTTTCGCTTTCGATCAACGGCATGATACGGACGAGAATTCGGGGGGGCTTGAACGGATTGAATCGCCCCTTTGACGCTCTTGTCGGCCCCTCTGGACGGCTCTACATCTCTGAGTACCAGGGGGATCGAATTGTCAGTTGTACCCCTTCTGGTACGGACATCCGCCGCTTCGGGGGAAAGGGGCGTGAGGATGGTAAACTGCTTGGCCCGCAGTATCTGGCAATGGATCGGGAGGGGTATCTCTATGTTAGCGAGCAGGGAAACCGAAGAATATCGAAATTCGATACCGACGGCAACTTTATCCTTTCTTTTGGAAAGCGGTCGGGCGATTTCCCCGGCTTCCGGGAGCCCACCGGTGTATGTGTGGTTGATGATACACTTTTTATTGCCGATGGGAGACGGAACGTCCTCTACCGTTTCGATGTAAGTGGTAACTTTCTCGGAACCTGCGGAGAAAATCTCTTTAGTGAGCCGGAAGGTTTGACACTTGCCGAGGACGGAAAGCTGCTTGTCGCGGATGCCTCGGGCCTTCATCTTTTCGATACGGAACGGGAGGTTTCGAAAACCCTGATAGCGGCTGGAGAGGGCGACTCCTTCATTAAGGGGGCCTTCGATGTGAACGGCAATTTGATGATTTCCGATTTTTCCGCGAACGCCGTGTGCCGTTATGCGGATTTCAATCAGCTTTACGGAAGTCTTTTGGTCGATGTCGAGCGAATCATCGAGAACCGTTTCCCCCGAATTGTTTTGGAGGTTTCGGTTTCCAGGCGGGACGGGAAACCCGTGGTCGGGCTTGAAGAGACCAATTTCCTTGTAACCGAGGGCCGGGTCGAGGCTTCCGGAATGCATTATCTCGGATCGGTGGATGATTTGGACCAGGCTGCCGTTGCGATTGTTGCCGAGCGTTCAGATGCGGGACGAAATTTTTCTTCTGCCTTTGGAGAGGCCGTTGGTTCTTTGGCGAATGGCGCAGCCGGACGCTTTGAGTTTTCATTTGTAAGTGCCGGACCCCTTCCAGTGCGGGAGGTTTCATCGGTGTACGGGGCCGATCCCCTTGTCGAAGCGCTTTTGTCGGGTTCTGGCGAGGCCGGGCGGCAATGGCAGTGTGATTCGGCGATCCGGCTTGCGGCTTCCGGCCTTACTGCGAAGAATAAAAAGCGAGCCATCATTTTTCTTGCAGGTGGCCCCCCGCCCGCCTCAGCCTTCGATCGTCACGAGCTTGCAGAAGTCGCCAGATATCTGGAAGTTAATCACATCGGTTTCTTTTGCGTATACCCCTTTGATGGCGATGTACCCGATGAGTACCGTTATCTTGCCGAAAAGAGCGGCGGACGGGTGATACACCTTTTTAGGCCGGAAGGGATTGCTCCCCTTGTCGATATCATTCTCCAGCGGAGGGACGGCAGATATCTGGTCGAGTATAACAGCTCCCTCGATGATGATTTTGGTAGAAAATTCCTCCCGGTCGAGGTTCAGGCCTACCTTCATGGCCGAAGCGGCCGTGGGGAATCCGGCTATTTTGCACCGCTTCGCTGA
- the lnt gene encoding apolipoprotein N-acyltransferase has protein sequence MKRHSLAASGLAILSALLYALAMPNEFLAYGSPTVALFALAPFFAALRLVSSIGHSMMIGTLFSITMSITQFFWLLYFQDFSIWTLTGVAFGHAIYFLLFTPIFHALSKQSKDVLRPFLLAAAWCGYEYFRSVGFLGFPWNMAAHPFGGVLPLAQIASLAGMWPLSFLAVLFSALAAEIPFTRSREKLQDFAKGLATATAVTLLFFVTGTVLLRQENQRIDVMERRNLLLVQTNADYWRPGEAIKAIQKGQNLTREGLKSHPDVDLVVWSENSLQYPYTEKSRIYHTKPEGDSFRHFLQDISVPLLTGSPYFLDKEGFNAMNGAMLIRPDGSVGGVYGKSQLVPFAERVPFWDFAPFRTFMEETVGLVSAGWTPGNPAALIRLDENTTMATPICFEDCFSYLTRYQARLGAGLFVNLTNDSWSKTVAGETQHFAAARFRSVETGRSLVRSTNAGVTALILPTGKVTKHLPLYTDGSLFVSVPIAPSGYQTAYMVLGDWFVQLLIVALILYRVTTVRNRGGK, from the coding sequence ATGAAACGACATAGCCTTGCGGCCTCGGGCCTTGCAATTCTTTCCGCTCTGCTATACGCCCTGGCCATGCCCAACGAATTTCTTGCCTACGGCTCTCCCACGGTAGCCCTTTTTGCTTTGGCGCCTTTCTTTGCCGCCCTCAGGCTTGTTTCAAGTATCGGGCACTCTATGATGATAGGTACCCTTTTTTCCATTACCATGAGCATCACCCAATTCTTCTGGCTTCTCTATTTTCAGGATTTCTCGATCTGGACCCTTACCGGCGTTGCCTTTGGACATGCCATCTATTTCTTATTGTTCACACCGATATTTCATGCCCTTTCCAAGCAGAGCAAGGATGTACTGCGCCCTTTTTTGCTTGCCGCAGCATGGTGCGGCTACGAGTACTTTAGGAGCGTAGGTTTCTTGGGATTTCCCTGGAACATGGCAGCACATCCCTTTGGGGGGGTATTGCCGCTGGCTCAAATCGCTTCACTGGCCGGAATGTGGCCATTATCCTTTCTCGCCGTACTTTTTTCGGCTCTTGCCGCCGAGATTCCTTTCACAAGAAGCAGAGAAAAACTACAGGATTTTGCTAAAGGCCTTGCAACCGCAACCGCCGTGACCCTGCTTTTCTTTGTCACAGGAACCGTGCTGCTCCGCCAGGAGAATCAACGTATCGACGTCATGGAGCGACGCAATCTATTATTGGTACAAACCAATGCAGACTACTGGCGACCGGGCGAGGCCATAAAGGCCATACAGAAAGGGCAGAATCTTACCCGCGAGGGGCTTAAAAGCCACCCAGATGTCGATCTTGTGGTCTGGAGTGAAAACAGTCTGCAATACCCTTATACAGAAAAAAGCAGAATCTACCACACCAAGCCGGAAGGAGATTCCTTTCGCCACTTTCTCCAGGATATTTCAGTCCCCTTGCTTACGGGTTCCCCCTATTTTCTCGATAAAGAGGGCTTCAATGCGATGAACGGGGCAATGCTGATACGACCGGACGGATCGGTGGGAGGAGTGTACGGGAAGAGTCAGCTTGTTCCCTTTGCAGAACGGGTCCCCTTCTGGGATTTTGCTCCTTTTCGTACTTTTATGGAAGAAACAGTGGGGCTCGTCTCCGCGGGCTGGACTCCCGGTAATCCGGCTGCATTGATTAGGCTGGATGAGAACACGACTATGGCTACCCCCATCTGCTTTGAAGACTGTTTTTCTTACCTGACCCGCTATCAAGCCCGCCTGGGTGCAGGATTATTTGTCAACCTGACAAACGATTCATGGTCGAAAACAGTTGCAGGTGAGACCCAGCACTTTGCCGCAGCCAGATTTCGATCGGTGGAAACCGGCAGATCCCTGGTTCGATCTACGAATGCAGGCGTCACGGCTCTCATTCTTCCCACAGGAAAGGTTACAAAGCATCTCCCTCTTTACACCGACGGATCTTTATTTGTATCTGTTCCCATAGCCCCTTCCGGATATCAGACTGCTTATATGGTGCTTGGTGATTGGTTTGTCCAGCTGCTTATTGTAGCTTTGATTCTTTATCGTGTTACTACTGTCCGGAATCGTGGTGGAAAATGA